In the genome of Oryzias melastigma strain HK-1 linkage group LG4, ASM292280v2, whole genome shotgun sequence, the window tttttttcaaagggaaCAGTCAACATTGTGTAATTTtcaagacaaaatatttttcagtataaggacaaaaaaatagaatgaatgtgtCTTAATCAAAAAGGTTCTAGAATATGATCGCGGAAATTAAGTCTTGTTTATTTCCAACGTGGCTAAATCTAGCACTTAAACGGTTCAGGGGCCCGAACAgtatggaaaacaaaagtaagacgctgaaggacgcttataaataattaattagattttgacttgtcagcattttaaaacgATACAAATATTGCCAAACAAAATgttgcgatatatcgccaaatcagtgctaaccactacaaaaaaaacaagaattcaaTATTCAAAATTATCACAGCTTGAGAAGTTGAGGCCATGCTTGATTTTATTGAATgcaagaataatttaaaaaagaacaaaaaatggaGACTACATGTTCAAAACAGGAGTCATAAAGAAGCTCACGTGACTGAACTTGTCGTTAGAATCTTTACATGATCCTTTGCATTGACCTTAAACAGCCAAAAGACGAACAACAAATCTTTTCAAAGTAACAGCAGCTAAACACCAATCTTCCTTGTTTTCATTCCTCCTCCAATGTTTTACTGAAAACAACACCATGCTATGAGACtgcttactttaaaaattgcatgtagtgataatttggcattcagaggcgaaagaaaaaagacaataataaaaacttaaacaagCATCTACCCGTATGCAGGTGCAGAGATCTCCTCACCCTATCCTGCGTTATGACTTTGATTGtggaaaaacatattaaaatcaccactgatttataattattttttcatttacaggtGAAAGTAAAGTTCTCTGATATTTATCTTACTTGATGCTGTATGATACAATCAAGTGCTGTAATAACAGAGAGGATGCAagtttcaaacatgtttaatgAAGCGGGCAGCCCTAATCATGATTAACTTAAAAGTCATTTCatgaaaatgtctgaaacttgtGGAAGTGGCTTTTAGATTAAATGAGAAGCCCACAGTTAAATCTGTTAAAGTAAATGTGCAAATAAAGTTCTCTGTGTCACTATTCTTTGGATAACGGGCGTATTCCAAACATCAGTGAATGATTTCATGATTGTACGTTGTCTTGCATTATCTTGAAGGGAtcagtgtgatttttttttttcaaactaaaaaaaaaagaaataaacatttaatttattcactTATAAACAAACTTGGGTTTATTATAGTAGAGCTCAAAGTTCCcatcaaaatactttttctaaaacctttttttttttcctgagaaaCACTTAACAGCCACAACTTCCaaaagattcagatttttttttttttttgtatttttactttcagaATTCTCAAAACAATGATCGTCAGGAACGTCCTGCAGTcttcaaataacaaaaaaagttttctgaaaaagggttttaaaaaagcaaaatctctTGACTTTGTTGAGCAGAACACAGATGCACTGTGTGACTAACACTAGCTGTAtgcaattattgtttttttggccCTTAAGATTTTCAACATTCCTCCATTTAAGGGGTAAGTCACATGTACTGTGCCACAGTTAatcaagtttttgtttattagagCCTTAGTTTCCTTAAAGCCATTCCTCTTGTGCTCATAGAGCGCCTTGACATATGTAAACGTGCAACCCTGAATTATGGTTTTGCCCTTTTTgaagtgtttatattctttgatttactgtaatgttttaattgttatcACTATCACTCccctttctccttcagaatcaactggaattaCGTCGACcgtgttaacaatttaaaagttacagcatgtaaaaatgttgtgtttaagcgtcaccggcgaaacctcaagtgttaaagggttaaacaaataTTCCAATGTTACGGAAAATTTCTGATCTtgaatttggtctttttttcccctaaaatgaatttacattttctccACAGTAAAACCAATAAAGGAAACAACAGCTTACttatatacaaaaatatttaaactagttttagttaaaaatagcTCAGCATTAAGGTGactaaggattttttatcttcactgttttcagtgGCAGAGataaaatcttgtccacctttgtcatgagaggaatcacacatcaatataagggcggagtcatctggatcccataagaaagcacaagggttaaatataaaagaaacaataagCAAATGCACCTAAGTGAAATTGAATTTAATGAATTTGTTCGCTACCTCAAGAGATTTATTCAATATGATTATTTAGGTAATTAGAGAGGATTGTTGTTGTGTATTTGAACTACATGGAGGAAAAGAAATGAACTATGATCCACCACTAGTTTGTAGCTACGCTGATGACACACTAAATTATTTAGCATAATATGGCTTCACTGTCACtttataaatacacaaaaaagctTAACTGCAAGGAAAATTAGCTCAAAGTGGAGAGCAAAACATTAATTCAGGAAGGCACACTATGAGCACGAGCCAGGAGGTTTGAGGAACAACTCTCTTACAGACTTAAATAAAATGCTCTTGATTAAAGATGGCGATGTATTCCTGCATTAATACACAAACGGTCTCCCCACAgatctaaagaaaacatttcaaatacacaaaaatgtgtgctttacaaTCACTTCATGGCCCTTACacactaaacaaaaacacatcaacaaggaaacacaataaaaaataaaaaagtagtgtACTGAATAAAATATCCCGGCATTCATACGGTCTATTTTGCTTTTtggcacattaaaaaaaacaaaaacaataaaaaccttCAATAACTGCTTTTTCTGACAATCTCTAAAAGCTTGAATGATCACATAATTCTATCATCCTTCAATAAATAGTGTCATACATTCCAAGTGATTTTCTTAAAAGTCTTATGACGCAGagattacaggaaaaaaaaaaaaactagcacagAAAAGACACTTTTTCACACAGCTAACTTGCAGGTGTCTGAATCCTTATGGGTATGTACAATGAAGTGCAAATTGAGAGAGATTTCTGAGGAGATGGTCACGACTGTAGGATTGAGGTGGACTAGGAGGGGGCAGGCACTACTTTTTTCGGGGTGACTGGTTTCTTGGTTTGCCAGAGGTGGTTGTGGATGGTCACGGCGTCCACACTGGCTGACATGGTCTTGGCTGGGATTTGACTGAACTGCTTCTTGTCTGAGTTGTACTTGTAGAGCCCGTCGATCATCTTGCGCGTGATGCCCCTGGGCCCGATGCCCGTCAGTTTGGCGATCTCTTCTGTTTCAGGGCAGTATGTGTAGAGGGCGCGGAACTGGCAACCCGCATCTCGGAACAAAACCAAGAAGTTGTTGGCCTCAGATTTGTCAATTTCCTGTTAAGAAAAAGGACAAGAGGCAGATTAGATTCTAAAGTGACTtctaatttgatcattttgaaggaCTTCCTTCATATTTACCTCGAGGATCTTGTTCTTTTGCCCTTCGTTGACCTTTCCCGCGAGGCAGCAGTGAGCCAGAGCATTCTGGATAATGTGCTTGTTAGATTTGGCACTCGGCTCTTTGTACAGCTTCGGTCCTGAATGAGAAGAGAATACAGAACATCGTGATTAAAGTGCTGCCGTAGCAACCGCGCCGACCACAGAAAAAGACCTGCCTCCCTATTTTTACTCTTCTGATAAATCATGTATGAAGATTTCTATGTCATCAGGTCTTCTGCCAAAGGAATGTGAGCAACCATGTCAAAAACAAATGGTTGCAAGGtggaatggtaaaaaaaaatatacatgaaaCTCTCAAGAAAGCTTAAGAAACGCTGCACCCACCAGTATACTCAGTATTGGATGTGACAGATGAGGTGGTGGAGGCATTTTCCCAGTCTCTTTCTCCATTCCTGCTGCTGGAGCGACTTGGGGACAGGAAGCCGTCTGCAGACTCGGGCCTGAAGTACAAACAGTTTCATGCTCACATATTCTTTGTTGGAGCCAATCCTAGTTAGCAAAGCAAACTGCAAAAAGGGCGGGGCTGCTAGTTAGTTAAGGCAGAAAATTTAATTCACATTCAAATAATAAGAAATTAAATGCTTTGAAGCATAGCCGGGTGAGTTTAgggtataaaaaaaagatttaatccCATGCAGTACAtctttatttgcctttttatacaaaaaataaataaattatgaattaTTAAAACTCACTCAAGTTAATCAACTTGTATGTAGGGGGGGCAATGTATCAGTGCCAGTACCGTCTGATATTTGAGATTATCGGTATCGGTCCAATATCACAAGTTCCAACAATATAATCcacagatgtttcttttttacttcgACCGCTGGTTATGTCAAGAGAAGCGCTATGATTAGGACAGGCTTGCTAGCTTTATTTTACTCAATTTTGGTCCACCACATCCGCCTGTCTTGTCGTGTCGCGTTCATAAGCGACTTCTCAGAGAGCGAGCTATGTTGAAAGCTAAAAGCTAAGAAAGCCAAACAAAAGACATATTAGGAGAGTTTCTTTAGGTAGAAAAgagctgtttacagacaaaaccaggagtcttccaccaaatatggatttatggaAACAGTTGTTTTCAAGTACCAAACCGCTCTGTCTAAAATGCAGCGACTAACTCTTGAATGTTTCACATATGCTCACAATATTAAAGTTACAGACACGatggattcacgtttattattatatttagaaaatacaagttttacGATGATtgcataattttgttttgttttatttatttattcatgacaTTGCAGCAGAAGTTAGCATTTGGTTGTTAGCACCTACTGTGACATTAAAGGGAAAAACTTCATCCTAGAGTCTACATTTAAACCAGTGATAAACAAACTAAACTACAAAGTTGTatgtttacagtttaaaatatgttgttttcagTAAGCAGTTCCtacttattttttgttgcataaaacaaaaaaactttctttaaataatattattttcaagTGATCTTAGGtgatcttgtttttctttacaaataaagGTAACTGAATATTAAAGCTAAGTTTATACTAATATTTTGATAGTGAAGGTtattacatttataataaataaaaaaggaaatctcttaactttgtgttattttagacatttaaatgtaggtattgaaaaaatattggctaTTGATCAGAGTTGCAGGGAAAATATCGGttattgattgaaaaaaaaaggctatcGGCCCATCCCTACGTACATGTACAtcacaaataatttatttttaaaaatttcagtaGGTGCAACTAAAGCCAAAAGAAGCTTTATATTTCAGTGAATAGGAAATAAGATTTTTAGAGGTTAACTTGAGGAGTTCATCAAAAACTTTCATCAAGTGAGGATccaaaacgataaaaaaaacccaaaacagattcagtttaaactcatgtggaaaaaaatgattggactGTTTCTGGTCAAACTTCAGGCACAATCTCATTACGGAGCGTTTCATAGCCCACAAGCGTCTAAAATATGGCCCTGAAACGGTTCCTAAAAGAGAGTCTTTCTGTATGAGGAGAAAAAGGTGACTGGAAAACGCTCTATAATGAGATCCATCAGCAAGTTTACAGAGAACTGTgattaataaaagaaacaggTGTTTATGGTTGCAAAGTGCAGAAAGCAGGTCTGTTATTTGAAAGCTGTGATGAGGCTGTTGCATAAGGTAAAGAATATTTGTTGCTCATGACTGGAAGTGTTTACTCAATCCTTAAAAGTGCAGTGCAGGATTGGGATCAGGAGAGCGTGAAGTGCTACCAAATATAACTTCCGAGAGGAAACTAACCTCATCCTTCTGAGTTTTGGAGAGTTCAAAAAGTAGAAGAGACTGCTAGAGGCTAAACTAGCCCTTCTGATGTGAAACAGGATgaagaaagtcataaaaatggaGAATTGAaggaaaatacattaaaattgaGTCATCCCGTCATTTCTCCTAATCAGCTTTTATAATGCAAAGAATGATTACACTTTTTGACAGCTTATTATTTGTGCTGAACATTATTTATGCTTTACATTATTAACTACACATGCATGATTTgatacactaaaaaaacaatgataatttaaacaaaatgtctcACATtcatacttaaaaataaacaaactaaaataaaaaaagccctACCACTatcaattaagaaaaacatcctgaaaatgtcataaaattaataaatgaataataaatatttaaaaggttCCCCACCTCGATGCTCTCTTGTCAGACTGAGTACTATCGCTGTCGCCCAGGTTGAGGGACGCTAGAGACAAGCTGGAGACTGAAGAGAGAAGTTGGTATgactaaacaataaaatatgcaCTGGACAATTATTTGCATCCAATCACGCCTGCCCAAACAAAACTTGATTTTTGCCACCAAGCAAAGCAATGCCACTGGTGACACACACGTTCGCTGGAATCAGCAACAAGGCACCCGGAAAACTATGAAGCTTAATATTCAGTTGCTAAGTCAGGCATCCAAATGTTAAGTGAATTATaattgtttagctttttttttgggataaatgaaagtgtttctttgtaaattcaaaagtttgattaaaagttgtttttaagttaaaggACTGATTTTACAGCTGCCATTTGATAGTATAGCTATCATTTATTATCCAGTTTGAACAGTTCTGTCTAGCATTAATGCTAATACATATAATggggcaaaaaaagtatttaggtCAGAAACCTACTgcagttctcccacttaaaaagatgagacagacccttaattttcatcatagatatacttcaactatgagagacaaaacgagtaaaaaaatccagaaaatcaagttgtctgatttttaatgaatttatttgcaaatgatggtggaaaataagtatttggtcacctacaaacaagccCAGCGACAGCTCCAAAACATCACcgatctagaggagatctgcatgggggaatgggccaaaataccagcaaaagtttgtgaaaaccttgtgaagactcaCAGAAAACGCTTGACCGCTGTCATTGGCAACAAGGAATATATAACAGTATTATGAGATGAACTTTAGTtgttgaccaaatacttattttccaccataagttttaaatacattctttaaaaatcagtgtgattttctagattttgttctcattttctcTCTTATAGTTGAGGTATTCCTATGCTGACAATGATAGGCCTCTCTCAGCTTTTTAagagggagaacttgcacaatagGTGGctgactaaaaacatttttaccccactgtatatataaatgttaCTCAGACAGACTGAGGAAGTATTTTGTCCCCCGTGGTTTAAGACAGTACAACTTCCTGACTGagcatcaaaagaaaaacacattgaattttaatttttaaatgttttatggttttagtttgtttctttatttttattcgaTGTACTAGTGCTATGGGATAAGCAACTCGCCACTATTGAATTTTcttctgaataaataaaaattcgaatctattctattctgtgtTGCAACACATCACATAGTAACATTCTTAGTGGCAGAGCAGGGCAGCAGGACGCGAATATACTTGATGGAATGAATTTCCAGAAGCCGTTGTCTCCATGGTTACCTGTGGCGGCTCTCGCTGGTGTTTTAGGAGAGTCGATGCTGTCGCGATGCATGGACTTGGGTCGGCTCCGCCTTTGCTTGGTCCCCCCACCTGCTCGGGGTTTGATGATGGAGTCCATGTCCTCCATTAGCTTCAGCTGCTTCCGTCGGAGGTATTCCTGTTTGATGAACTCCTTCCTGGCCTTGTCTTCCTCCTTTCTGACACGCTCCTCTTCCGCTTTCAGCCTGAACAAGTAGAGGGATGGAGGGAGTGTGTTCAAACaaccttctgtgttttttggtgaagttggtggtaaaaaaaaaggattaggaTTTCCTTTGTTGATTCCATCAAGTGACTTTGGAAAGATGTATTTTATGCATTCAGTGGCTGATTGAACATATTTAGGCTTTGGTCTATTAATAAGACAGATACTGGGCTTTAAGAAAGTAACTCAACCACTTCTAAATGAAATCCAAAATATGGAcagcttcttttaaaaataaagtagacAAATATTCATACCGAGCTTCCTCCTTTTTCTGCTCCAGCTCAGCCTCCAGCTGCACCTTCCTCTGCTGGTTCTCCTTTTCTCTTCTCATCCTTTTCTCCAGCAGTGCAGCTCTTTTCTGTGCCATGTTCTCCTCTGCCTTTCCATCATCCTgagcataaaaaatgaagtgCATAGAGACTTTTTAGAACCATATTTTGTTAACTTTTCTTTATGTTAACTCACATTTCTTGAATGTAATACAATTTGTATggaagaaaaactgttaaaagtaatatttgtatttagtttttatgaaaTACCCCTctcaaaattagctttttaaaattgaagtACTTCAGTCTCTTTAATATTATGTAAAgattatttaatacatttttcaagcaGAGGTCAGactttttggaagaaaaaaagatgcaattAAACCagaattcaattaaaattaatCCTTTGAACAGGGTTTTCTCTTTCTGTACAGACCAGCTTATTCTATGGATTGTGATTCATGTGTAAATTCATTTTCTCAGCCCTCATATTTCCCCAGCTGTGTCTGAATAATTCACAGAAGCCCCAGTTTTCTGACCTACATTAAAGCCTAGACAGCAGCTGACAACAATCTCCAACAACAACTTAAGGATGCTGTCTGTGGACTTCATGCTCTCTGACTCACTAATCAtcacatttttggaataaaactcAACTTTTACTGATCACATCTCGAGTTACCTTGAAGAAGAACCCGTGACACATCCTCTGCTCCTCATCTACACTCTCCACGCTGTCTTGCTCCGCCTCCAAagcgtcctccatcatcagagccTCCGGGAGCTCCATGACCGAGAGTGGGACTTCGATTAAACAGCTTTTGGCTGGGCTAGCAGGTTGTGGCTGAGGAGGCATCTCTGTGGGTGTCACCGTAAAGGTCTCTACCACTGGGAGGGCCAGAACCTCAGGGAACTCCACAGTAGGTTTGGGCTCTATAAATGAGTTCTGAACTCTATCATTGAGGCCATCTTTTTTAATGTCAGGGAAGTTGGACGGATTCTCTCCCTCCTGGGTTTGCTCATCTCCATCCACCTCTCCTTTTCTCTGCATGTTGGGGGAACTAGGTGGTGAACTGGCTGCAAGAATATTTGGTATCTCCTTCTCTGGAGACGAAGCTGAATCTGTCTCTTTGTTATGATCCtcgggaggagctactgtctcTGGACCGGCCGCTGCCGGCTTCTCTCCCATGTAGATGAAGGAGCTGACCAACGGCTGGCAGGGAGAAAATCTCCGCAGCCTCGGGATGCTATCCACAGACTGTGGGGCTGTTAGGACTCGATTGTACGGGGTCAACTTGAGCTCGTTTGGTCGAGCGGCGCGGGGATTGCGCGAGTGGAACGATGCAGATTTGCGCTTGATGTTAGTCGGGGAGCGGTGAGTGGAATGAGGTGAGTCGGCGGGAGAGGACGGCCCGGAGGACCTGATGACGGCCCGAGTGTGTTTCTGTGGTGAGGGGTTCGCGTATGACGGAGGGATGACCCATGCTTGTTGATGCTGCTGCTCTCTCATGGCCATAATGACTTCCTGTTGGTGTGCTAGCCGCTGCATTTCAGCCTGGAGGAAGGCTAGAGAGTGATTGAGCTTCTCAATTGACCGAGTGTACTCGGAGAGATCCACTTCAGTTACATGAGAGTGGCTTTGTTCTTCACCTGCAGCGGGTGTTTTCTGCCAACATGAGGCTTTGCTGCTTTGTTCTGCTCCATCAGGGGTGTCTGCTATGTTCCTTCCAAATTTAAAGGTGCTCACCGACTTCCCTTCTCCCTCCGTTTTTGATCCTTCTTCACTAGCAGCCCCGTCGCCTTTCCTCTTCACTACATTCAGGAAGGCAGAGTGACCCATTTTTTGCCGGTGTCTTGTAAAAGCAGCTtctactttcttcttctgagctTCGATGGCTTTCCGTTTCTCCTCCAGCCTCATCCTCAGATGTACCATCTCTGTAGCCATGACCTGAGCGGGATCGTTGGGGGGAAGCTGGACCGGTGCAGGAGCAGGTGCTGCTGCTTGTTGATGGACAGGGCTGTGCTCAGGGGTTGGAGCCCAGGAGACGGACAACGGAAGGCCAAGCTCGGAGCCCTCCGGAGTGGTTTtcatggagctgctgctgccccTGCCGGAATCCTGGGCAGATGGACTGAGCTTCCGCATCTTCTGCTCGGCGAAGCTGGTCATCTTAATTGCCGAGGGGGATTTGCTCTGACTGCTCGGACTGGGGCTTGGCGTCTCCACATCGAGCTCCATGTTCACAGAACAATCTCTCAGAGAGGAATCTTCATCCAGCATGTCCTCTGTTCTAATATGGATGCCTGTGTCCACCTCTGTGGTTTCCGTGGGGCTCAAAGCCTCTTTGGAGTCCAGTTCTGATACTGGGTCTaaaccaccagcagcagctccatggCTCTGACTGTGCAGAAAGAACCCATTGCTGATTCCTTCTACAGGGGGCCTACTTGGGCTGtggatgatctggagggctTCTTCCATGGAAGGAGCTTTCTCCAGGCCACTCCCGTGTCCATTGGGGTATTCCCGCCTGATAGGCTGCAAGCCTGCTAGGCTGTCGGGGCAGCCCTCCTCATCAATGCCAATGCTCTGGCCATTCACTGGCTGAAAGGACAGGTTGCGCTTCATCCCTCGGGGCATATGGTGAACCTTAAAACCAGAACCGTCATCAGTACTGATGGACCGGACCATGCCACGTGAGGAAAGTGAGGCGGAAGCAGAGTCTTCTCTGTCAAAGGGGATGTCGAAAGACACGCCATACGGACCGGAccttcacagaaaaagaaaaatcacttttattacattttttgctatttgttGCAGCTAAACAGAAAAGATATAGAGCCTGTGGatgcgatacgtatcacgatacccATCTTAcaatatgatatgtatcacaatatatcccaagacagtaccagaacaatttttcactatttttttagagcatgacttagaaaaaaaactctacttgaatattaattcattgtaataaaatggtaaaaattaattttatctaaTGGTAACAATGCTGAGCACtacaactgtatctcatatacaagttgcttttgctcaagcaaattcatggtgtaataaataattaattaaacctGTTCTCAGCCACATTTGACTAGTATGTTTTCAAAAGTTCACATCTGCACTATTTGTCTAAGCTTGTCttaaattcagttctttttaatttatttaatgttattttaataatcacacctttactatttctcttgattgtttcttttaatgttttatgtaaaccactttgaattgtctctgtacacgaaatgtgctatacaaatagaCTTGCCTTGCCTAAATATCCCCTTATCAGCATTTTAATGTATCGCTAAATGAAGTATTGCAAAGTATCgcaaatttatttttctctacCCCCCTACTTACCTTTTCTCCTTGGGCCAGGTGCCAAGGTTGCCATCAACAAATGACATTGAGGTTGACCTCTTGATTTCTCCTGTAGGATACAACCAAGCAAAGCAAAAagcaagatttttatttttgcattttgaccTAAAAATACGATTTCAATGCAGAGGCAATAACAATACCTGAGTTTCCTGTTTGTGGTCTGAGGGGTAAACTATACAGAAATACAAAATGACatgtatcagtttgttttttatacacaaacattatttttgatgACTGGACCACAGTACCTGGGTCTGTCAGGACTTGGAGGCTGTTCCATAAAACTTCTCTTGGTTGCTTTAGAGACAGCTGGCAAATTCTTTATCAAAGATGAAGACTCTAAAgggacaaaacaaaataaaataaaaagtaagctttagctaaaaatgtataTTCCTCTGAATCATCATACAGTACATAATAATGGGatttttatggacagaaaatagactcaacccaatttgtgtgtgtaattcttgatttgtgagtaCAAATCTTGGAAACATTAAGAGTCTTgaatcagatttgtgtgtaaatgctgATTtatgtgtgcgtaacaagcaaTTCCTGCATAATTTTCAGAGGTTTGTCTGTGTTCTTAGTTGTAATTTCAAGTTacgcatgtgtaaattgtatttttttttatttctgaatgtttgtacatgtgaataaaCAATTGGAATAACACAAAGCAACGCACAAAATTTATTGTATGAActgcaaatcaagaattacacacacacacaaatccaaaattacacACAAGTCAAGAATTATGCTGTCACAAATCAGAgtgtctattttctctccatagtttgTTAGGTAAGAGTTTAATACTTGCCTTCAACG includes:
- the camsap2a gene encoding calmodulin-regulated spectrin-associated protein 2a isoform X2 — encoded protein: MGEVQEDKDVKRTFNAPAIKSFEYYDFSRAKICSSLTWLVAKAYGTDSIPTDLKNPFYTDQYEQEHLKPPVASLLLSADLYCRAGSLILRSDAAKPLLGHDAVIQALAQRGLYVTDQDRLVTERDLRKRPLQMSAHLAMIDTLMMAYTVETVSVEKATACIRQYSSYNPEVDTSFDTEDAVTSWINTVNECLKEIVTHEQKKETQSLEPAGSPRARYRKEQPSTQQTLWIPPVDNLLKDTTDGSALAALIHFYCPQVLPLEDICLKENMTLADRLYNLQLIQDFCKDNLNSCCHFSLEDMLYASSTIKNNYLVFMAELFWWFEVVKPSFVKPRIMDVEESSSLIKNLPAVSKATKRSFMEQPPSPDRPSLPLRPQTGNSGEIKRSTSMSFVDGNLGTWPKEKRSGPYGVSFDIPFDREDSASASLSSRGMVRSISTDDGSGFKVHHMPRGMKRNLSFQPVNGQSIGIDEEGCPDSLAGLQPIRREYPNGHGSGLEKAPSMEEALQIIHSPSRPPVEGISNGFFLHSQSHGAAAGGLDPVSELDSKEALSPTETTEVDTGIHIRTEDMLDEDSSLRDCSVNMELDVETPSPSPSSQSKSPSAIKMTSFAEQKMRKLSPSAQDSGRGSSSSMKTTPEGSELGLPLSVSWAPTPEHSPVHQQAAAPAPAPVQLPPNDPAQVMATEMVHLRMRLEEKRKAIEAQKKKVEAAFTRHRQKMGHSAFLNVVKRKGDGAASEEGSKTEGEGKSVSTFKFGRNIADTPDGAEQSSKASCWQKTPAAGEEQSHSHVTEVDLSEYTRSIEKLNHSLAFLQAEMQRLAHQQEVIMAMREQQHQQAWVIPPSYANPSPQKHTRAVIRSSGPSSPADSPHSTHRSPTNIKRKSASFHSRNPRAARPNELKLTPYNRVLTAPQSVDSIPRLRRFSPCQPLVSSFIYMGEKPAAAGPETVAPPEDHNKETDSASSPEKEIPNILAASSPPSSPNMQRKGEVDGDEQTQEGENPSNFPDIKKDGLNDRVQNSFIEPKPTVEFPEVLALPVVETFTVTPTEMPPQPQPASPAKSCLIEVPLSVMELPEALMMEDALEAEQDSVESVDEEQRMCHGFFFKDDGKAEENMAQKRAALLEKRMRREKENQQRKVQLEAELEQKKEEARLKAEEERVRKEEDKARKEFIKQEYLRRKQLKLMEDMDSIIKPRAGGGTKQRRSRPKSMHRDSIDSPKTPARAATVSSLSLASLNLGDSDSTQSDKRASRRASLASSSLFYFLNSPKLRRMRPESADGFLSPSRSSSRNGERDWENASTTSSVTSNTEYTGPKLYKEPSAKSNKHIIQNALAHCCLAGKVNEGQKNKILEEIDKSEANNFLVLFRDAGCQFRALYTYCPETEEIAKLTGIGPRGITRKMIDGLYKYNSDKKQFSQIPAKTMSASVDAVTIHNHLWQTKKPVTPKKVVPAPS
- the camsap2a gene encoding calmodulin-regulated spectrin-associated protein 2a isoform X1, with the protein product MGEVQEDKDVKRTFNAPAIKSFEYYDFSRAKICSSLTWLVAKAYGTDSIPTDLKNPFYTDQYEQEHLKPPVASLLLSADLYCRAGSLILRSDAAKPLLGHDAVIQALAQRGLYVTDQDRLVTERDLRKRPLQMSAHLAMIDTLMMAYTVETVSVEKATACIRQYSSYNPEVDTSFDTEDAVTSWINTVNECLKEIVTHEQKKETQSLEPAGSPRSPTKWYMKLVPARYRKEQPSTQQTLWIPPVDNLLKDTTDGSALAALIHFYCPQVLPLEDICLKENMTLADRLYNLQLIQDFCKDNLNSCCHFSLEDMLYASSTIKNNYLVFMAELFWWFEVVKPSFVKPRIMDVEESSSLIKNLPAVSKATKRSFMEQPPSPDRPSLPLRPQTGNSGEIKRSTSMSFVDGNLGTWPKEKRSGPYGVSFDIPFDREDSASASLSSRGMVRSISTDDGSGFKVHHMPRGMKRNLSFQPVNGQSIGIDEEGCPDSLAGLQPIRREYPNGHGSGLEKAPSMEEALQIIHSPSRPPVEGISNGFFLHSQSHGAAAGGLDPVSELDSKEALSPTETTEVDTGIHIRTEDMLDEDSSLRDCSVNMELDVETPSPSPSSQSKSPSAIKMTSFAEQKMRKLSPSAQDSGRGSSSSMKTTPEGSELGLPLSVSWAPTPEHSPVHQQAAAPAPAPVQLPPNDPAQVMATEMVHLRMRLEEKRKAIEAQKKKVEAAFTRHRQKMGHSAFLNVVKRKGDGAASEEGSKTEGEGKSVSTFKFGRNIADTPDGAEQSSKASCWQKTPAAGEEQSHSHVTEVDLSEYTRSIEKLNHSLAFLQAEMQRLAHQQEVIMAMREQQHQQAWVIPPSYANPSPQKHTRAVIRSSGPSSPADSPHSTHRSPTNIKRKSASFHSRNPRAARPNELKLTPYNRVLTAPQSVDSIPRLRRFSPCQPLVSSFIYMGEKPAAAGPETVAPPEDHNKETDSASSPEKEIPNILAASSPPSSPNMQRKGEVDGDEQTQEGENPSNFPDIKKDGLNDRVQNSFIEPKPTVEFPEVLALPVVETFTVTPTEMPPQPQPASPAKSCLIEVPLSVMELPEALMMEDALEAEQDSVESVDEEQRMCHGFFFKDDGKAEENMAQKRAALLEKRMRREKENQQRKVQLEAELEQKKEEARLKAEEERVRKEEDKARKEFIKQEYLRRKQLKLMEDMDSIIKPRAGGGTKQRRSRPKSMHRDSIDSPKTPARAATVSSLSLASLNLGDSDSTQSDKRASRRASLASSSLFYFLNSPKLRRMRPESADGFLSPSRSSSRNGERDWENASTTSSVTSNTEYTGPKLYKEPSAKSNKHIIQNALAHCCLAGKVNEGQKNKILEEIDKSEANNFLVLFRDAGCQFRALYTYCPETEEIAKLTGIGPRGITRKMIDGLYKYNSDKKQFSQIPAKTMSASVDAVTIHNHLWQTKKPVTPKKVVPAPS